In Streptococcus sp. SN-1, a single genomic region encodes these proteins:
- a CDS encoding type II toxin-antitoxin system HicA family toxin, protein MPMTQKEMVKLLTAHGWIKTKGGKGSHVKMEKEGERPITVPHGELNKYTERGIRKQAGL, encoded by the coding sequence ATGCCTATGACACAAAAAGAGATGGTCAAACTCCTTACGGCTCATGGTTGGATAAAAACCAAAGGCGGTAAAGGCTCCCATGTTAAAATGGAGAAGGAAGGGGAAAGACCTATCACTGTCCCTCATGGTGAACTTAATAAGTACACTGAAAGAGGGATAAGAAAGCAAGCAGGACTGTAA
- a CDS encoding type II toxin-antitoxin system HicB family antitoxin has translation MLVTYPALFYYDDTDGANAPYFVTFPDFEHSATQGEDMADAMAMASDWLGINLADYIENGREIPTPTPINALSLASNNPFQDDEDIDLVYDPSKSFISMVMVDVAEYLGSQEPVKKTLTIPRWADTLGRDLGLNFSQTLTDAIADKKIHA, from the coding sequence ATGCTTGTCACTTATCCAGCTTTATTTTATTATGACGATACAGACGGAGCTAACGCCCCTTACTTTGTAACTTTCCCAGATTTTGAACATTCAGCAACTCAAGGGGAGGATATGGCAGACGCTATGGCAATGGCCAGCGATTGGCTCGGTATTAACCTAGCTGATTATATCGAGAATGGGCGAGAAATTCCTACCCCTACTCCTATTAACGCTTTATCTTTGGCTTCTAACAACCCTTTCCAGGATGATGAGGACATAGATCTAGTCTATGATCCTAGTAAATCTTTTATCTCTATGGTTATGGTTGACGTTGCAGAATATCTAGGCAGTCAAGAGCCTGTTAAAAAAACCCTAACCATTCCACGTTGGGCGGATACATTAGGGCGTGACCTAGGGTTGAACTTCTCACAGACCCTAACAGATGCTATTGCTGATAAAAAAATCCATGCTTAA
- a CDS encoding DUF1492 domain-containing protein, with translation MTPEQVKEKLEGVKWINKEIKGLYLELEALEGGIIKKQELSTTRVQTSRVNTAENNLISVLKLKEDTLQRIERLTEERMEVSRLIDKLANPLERSVLRLFYLNVLDAWQVAEEIGKSKSLVYRVRQEAIEHLTGMVNGD, from the coding sequence ATGACACCAGAGCAGGTAAAAGAAAAACTAGAGGGCGTTAAGTGGATCAATAAAGAAATTAAAGGTTTATATTTGGAATTGGAAGCCTTGGAAGGTGGTATTATCAAAAAGCAAGAACTGAGCACTACCAGAGTACAAACAAGCAGGGTAAATACAGCAGAGAATAACCTTATAAGTGTTCTAAAGCTAAAAGAGGACACTTTACAGAGAATTGAGCGACTTACTGAGGAGAGAATGGAAGTATCCAGGTTAATCGATAAGCTGGCCAATCCGCTTGAGCGTTCCGTCCTCAGGCTGTTCTACTTGAATGTTCTCGACGCTTGGCAGGTTGCTGAGGAAATAGGGAAATCTAAATCTTTGGTATATCGAGTAAGGCAGGAAGCTATAGAACACTTAACAGGTATGGTAAATGGGGATTGA